The Microcebus murinus isolate Inina chromosome 4, M.murinus_Inina_mat1.0, whole genome shotgun sequence genome has a segment encoding these proteins:
- the LOC105883493 gene encoding olfactory receptor 52D1: MSVSNTTDNSLPTTLFLTGIPGLESAHFWIAIPFCAMYLVALAGNSALILVISMDNALHEPMYLFLCLLSLTDLALSSTTVPKMLAILWFHAGEISFAGCLAQMFCVHSIYALESSVLLVMAFDRYVAICNPLRYSVILNHTVIGKIGLVGIFRSVAIVSPFIFLLRRLPYCGHHVMAHTYCEHMGIARLACADITVNIVYGLTVALLAMGLDSILIAISYGFILHAVFCLPTRDAQHKALSTCGSHLGVILVFYIPAFFSFLTHRFGHHRVPKHVHIFLANLYVLVPPVLNPIIYGVRTKEIRSRLLRLLHLGKISI, translated from the coding sequence ATGTCAGTTTCTAACACCACTGACAACAGTCTCCCAACCACTCTCTTCCTGACTGGGATCCCAGGGCTGGAGTCTGCCCACTTCTGGATTGCCATCCCTTTCTGTGCCATGTATCTTGTGGCACTGGCTGGTAATTCTGCCCTCATCCTGGTGATTTCAATGGACAATGCACTTCATGAACCCATGTACCTCTTCCTTTGTCTTCTCTCACTCACTGACCTAGCTCTCAGTTCTACCACTGTGCCCAAAATGCTGGCCATTTTGTGGTTCCATGCTGGTGAGATTTCCTTTGCTGGATGCCTTGCCCAGATGTTTTGTGTCCATTCAATCTATGCTCTGGAGTCCTCAGTTCTTCTTGTCATGGCCTTTGATCGATACGTGGCTATCTGCAACCCACTGAGATACTCAGTCATTCTCAACCATACTGTCATAGGCAAAATTGGTCTTGTTGGCATATTCCGTAGTGTGGCTATTGTCTCTCCCTTCATCTTCTTGCTGAGGCGACTGCCCTACTGCGGTCACCATGTCATGGCACACACATACTGTGAGCACATGGGCATTGCTCGCCTGGCCTGTGCCGACATCACTGTCAATATTGTCTATGGGCTGACTGTGGCTCTGCTGGCCATGGGTCTGGATTCCATCCTCATTGCCATCTCCTACGGCTTTATCCTCCATGCAGTCTTTTGTCTCCCAACTCGGGATGCCCAGCACAAGGCTCTGAGTACCTGTGGCTCCCACCTCGGTGTCATTCTGGTGTTCTACATCCCTGCCTTCTTCTCATTCCTTACCCATCGCTTTGGCCACCACCGAGTCCCCAAGCATGTGCACATCTTTCTGGCTAATCTCTATGTTCTGGTGCCTCCTGTACTCAATCCTATTATCTATGGAGTTAGAACCAAGGAGATTCGCAGTCGACTTCTAAGACTGCTTCACTTGGGGAAGATCTCAATATGA